The Takifugu flavidus isolate HTHZ2018 chromosome 21, ASM371156v2, whole genome shotgun sequence genome has a window encoding:
- the cgnb gene encoding cingulin isoform X2, giving the protein MSYAHRNQEVDMSNLSTDKKPLVDYGVQIRFIKDLHDTGGGYSDKSRTNGTAAPPSNKYGVAVRVQGISGQPYVVLKDGEKGDSYGVQLNTPSPTPGPPSPVSSLTRPSKEPAEVSNPYSPAAGATHSPASPADDEDGEIFGSPLKRPPGDGQAGTQGEEEGDTGRDGDANKSKAEPQIKAATKAAKNKDLLHEGEYNEAGLKPVRLNGVEPTRGKAPSFGVTSSLGRKVEKSTPQFEPPATAQDEPVSPVDTNPLTPITKLISKFNNGTTGGGQQARGRSGARQRLKFDQRTRSRSLDARKDVEPSASRASPPSPAVNPYAAPLSSSASVGPAKGSASVSNATAVEAPKQSFTLPGKSVEKQTAAAVRKPAIPPRTMNPSAVVSHDGSPIKQATFSVLKDDGPPDSEASLKRKADLIYETTNTYKGDTDGSFKKENHTLQEQVSHFRKELQQAHDELAMERMSREAAESRLHLLEDQLAELQEELRRVSETSFHPDSLQTDVMTLQADLAEATMLRQRQEETLRLRERELTALKGALKEEVECHDKEMEALREQYSQDMDSLRSTMEEFTQSQDKIEEERERVNASIVSLEEELESCRDQGKQWKMQLQSTSQESRNHINYEMLQQTRLAKDERERELKELQDSLLAMKKQAPASDSSSRELQDALRQAQADLDKQRRELNEKKEELQGLKRASSEKEAELLSEVRRLKEQSLRDKAELEKAVERAKESGKAGTDHAMSQELQEANARLRERLARMSKLHSSAPRSSEAEEAMEVLEDENRSLKSQLEEAKRGANRLSKERDELSQRLEERDLEREVLKRGKSDLEEQKRLLDRALEKINKEMEMMMEDSRQSVAALQSQLDDYRERSRKDLQEVQRNNKDRLVELQRAQNNLKAQQDEVSRLKKELLVCCEERDSAQLERDLLNNRFKHLETELEAEKSAHTERTREVRSLEDKIKTLEIELDEERSSLELLNDRISRSRDQVDQLRSELMQERSERHDLEMDKSALERQLKELKSRIADMEGQARPSAGLTLLESKVQELEERLRSEEREKSSILASQRRMERKLKELNATLDQERIQHVEQRDQLSLRVKALKRQVDESEGEVERLEGVRRKVLRDLEEQQELREALHAKVSALENELKRKSLHTHRTSLGAAALSSEDEDGFYDTNISSILNESHLQSSNC; this is encoded by the exons GCTACGCGCACAGAAACCAGGAAGTCGATATGAGCAACCTCTCCACCGACAAGAAGCCTCTCGTGGATTACGGAGTTCAGATCCGCTTCATCAAAGATCTCCACGACACCGGGGGAGGTTATTCCGATAAATCGAGAACAAACGGCACCGCGGCTCCTCCCTCAAATAAGTATGGGGTAGCTGTCAGGGTCCAGGGCATCTCTGGGCAGCCTTACGTGGTCTTGAAAGACGGAGAGAAAGGGGACTCGTATGgagtccagctgaacacccccAGCCCCACCCCAGGACCACCGTCACCCGTCAGCAGCCTCACCAGGCCGAGCAAAGAGCCAGCAGAAGTCTCAAACCCCTACAGTCCTGCTGCAGGTGCAACTCACTccccagcttctccagcagatgatgaggatggggAGATCTTTGGAAGCCCTCTCAAAAGACCCCCGGGGGACGGCCAGGCAGGTACacaaggggaggaggaaggggacaCCGGGAGAGACGGAGATGCAAATAAGTCAAAAGCTGAACcccaaataaaagcagcaaccAAAGCGGCAAAGAACAAAGATTTGCTTCATGAGGGGGAATATAATGAAGCGGGGCTTAAACCTGTCCGATTAAACGGCGTGGAGCCCACCAGGGGCAAGGCGCCCAGCTTTGGGGTCACGAGTTCTCTTGggagaaaagtagaaaaatcCACGCCGCAGTTTGAACCCCCGGCAACGGCCCAGGATGAGCCCGTCTCCCCGGTGGACACCAACCCGCTGACGCCCATCACCAAGCTAATCAGCAAGTTCAACAACGGGACAACGGGCGGCGGGCAGCAGGCGCGGGGCCGCTCCGGGGCGAGGCAGCGGCTCAAGTTTGACCAGCGCACACGCTCCAGAAGTCTCGACGCCAGGAAAGACGTGGAGCCCAGCGCTTCCCGTGCATCTCCCCCTTCTCCCGCTGTCAACCCCTACGCCGCTCCGCTGTCCAGCTCCGCCTCTGTCGGCCCGGCAAAGGGCTCTGCGTCCGTTTCCAACGCGACCGCCGTCGAGGCTCCCAAGCAGAGCTTTACGTTGCCAGGGAAATCTGTAGAGAAGCAGACCGCTGCAGCGGTGAGAAAACCT GCGATTCCTCCACGAACCATGAATCCAAGCGCAGTCGTCAGCCATGACGGATCCCCGATCAAGCAAGCGACCTTCAGCGTCCTTAAAGATGATGG CCCCCCCGACAGCGAGGCGTCTCTCAAACGGAAGGCCGACCTCATCTACGAGACCACCAACACCTATAAG GGAGACACAGATGGGAGCTTCAAAAAGGAGAACCACACGCTTCAGGAGCAAGTCAGTCACTTcagaaaagagctgcagcaggcacATGatga GCTGGCCATGGAACGCATGTCCAGAGAGGCGGCGGAGTCCCGTCTCCATCTACTTGAGGATCAGCTGGCTGAGCTTCAGGAGGAACTGAGGAGGGTTTCAGAAACCTCGTTTCACCCAGACTCGCTGCAGACG GATGTGATGACTCTGCAGGCCGACCTGGCCGAGGCCACCATGCTGCGTCAGCGTCAGGAGGAGACCCTGCGCCTGCGGGAGCGGGAACTGACTGCCCTGAAGGGGGCGCTAAAGGAAGAGGTGGAGTGCCACGACAAAGAGATGGAGGCCCTGAGGGAGCAGTACAGTCAGGACATGGACAGCCTGAGGAGCACCATGGaggagttcacacag TCCCAGGACAAGAtagaggaggagcgggagagggTGAATGCCTCCATTGTATCcttggaggaagagctggagagctgcagagatcagggaaaacAGTGGAAGATGCAGTTGCAGTCGACCTCGCAGGA GAGCAGGAATCACATCAACTATGAAAT GCTGCAACAAACGCGCCTGGCGAAGGACGAGCGCGAGCGTGAGCTGAAGGAGCTTCAAGATTCACTTCTCGCCATGAAGAAACAGGCGCCCGCTTCCGATTCGTCGTCAAGG GAGCTTCAAGATGCTCTGAGGCAAGCTCAGGCTGATCTAGACAAACAGAGGCGGGAGTTGAACGAGAAGAAGGAGGAACTTCAAGGCCTGAAAAGAGCGAGCAGCGAGAAAGAGGCGGAGCTTCTGTCCGAGGTCAGAAGGTTGAAGGAGCAGTCCCTGAGGGACAAGGCCGAGCTGGAAAAGGCAGTGGAGAGGGCCAAAGAG TCAGGAAAGGCGGGCACCGACCACGCGATgagccaggagctgcaggaagcaAACGCCCGCCTCAGAGAGCGGCTGGCCCGCATG TCAAAGCTTCACTCCAGTGCCCCCCGCTCTTCGGAGGCCGAGGAGGCAATGGAGGTCCTGGAGGACGAGAACCGCTCCCTGAAgtctcagctggaggaggccaagaGAGGAGCCAACCGCCTCAGCAAGGAGAGGGACGAGCTCAGCCAGCGGCTGGAGGAGAGAGACCTGGAGCGGGAGGTGCTGAAGAGGGGCAAGAGtgatctggaggagcagaagaggctGCTTGACCGAGCCCTGGAGAAGATCAACAAAGAG atggagatgatgatggaggattCTCGCCAGTCGGTGGCTGCCCTGCAGTCGCAGCTTGACGACTATAGGGAGCGCTCCAGGAAGGACCTGCAAGAGGTCCAGCGCAACAACAAGGACCGGCTGGTAGAGCTGCAGAGGGCTCAGAACAACCTCAAGGCCCAGCAAGACGAG GTTTCTCGTctgaagaaggagctgctggtgtgctgtGAGGAACGAGACAGCGCCCAGCTGGAGCGAGATCTCCTCAACAACCGTTTCAAACATCTGGAGACTGAACTGGAAGCAGAAAAGAGCGCTCACACTGAGCGCACCCGAGAGGTCAGGAGTCTGGAG GATAAAATCAAGACGCTGGAGATTGAACTGGATGAGGAACGGAGCAGCCTGGAGCTCCTGAACGACCGCATCTCCCGCAGCAGAGATCAG GTGGACCAGCTTCGCTCAGAACTAATGCAGGAGCGTTCAGAGAGACACGACCTGGAGATGGATAAGAGTGCACTGGAGAGACAG ctgaaggagctgaagagcCGCATAGCAGACATGGAGGGACAGGCGAGACCCTCAGCTGGACTCACGCTGCTGGAGAGCAAggttcaggagctggaggagcggcTGCGCAGTGAAGAAAG agagaagagcagcatcTTGGCGTCACAGCGACGGATGGAGAGGAAACTGAAGGAGCTGAACGCCACTTTAGACCAGGAGAGGATCCAGCATGTGGAGCAGAGAGACCAG CTCTCCCTCCGTGTGAAGGCCTTGAAGCGCCAGGTGGACGAGAGCGAGGGCGAGGTGGAGCGCTTGGAGGGAGTCCGGCGGAAAGTTCTCCGagacctggaggagcagcaggaactcCGGGAGGCGCTGCACGCTAAAGTGTCCGCCCTGGAAAATGAACTGAA GCGGAAgtctctccacacacaccgcacaTCTCTGGGCGCTGCCGCTTTAAGCTCCGAGGACGAGGACGGTTTCTATGACACCAACATCAGCTCCATCTTGAACGAGAGCCACCTACAGTCCAGCAACTGCTGA
- the cgnb gene encoding cingulin isoform X5 has product MSYAHRNQEVDMSNLSTDKKPLVDYGVQIRFIKDLHDTGGGYSDKSRTNGTAAPPSNKYGVAVRVQGISGQPYVVLKDGEKGDSYGVQLNTPSPTPGPPSPVSSLTRPSKEPAEVSNPYSPAAGATHSPASPADDEDGEIFGSPLKRPPGDGQAGTQGEEEGDTGRDGDANKSKAEPQIKAATKAAKNKDLLHEGEYNEAGLKPVRLNGVEPTRGKAPSFGVTSSLGRKVEKSTPQFEPPATAQDEPVSPVDTNPLTPITKLISKFNNGTTGGGQQARGRSGARQRLKFDQRTRSRSLDARKDVEPSASRASPPSPAVNPYAAPLSSSASVGPAKGSASVSNATAVEAPKQSFTLPGKSVEKQTAAAVRKPAIPPRTMNPSAVVSHDGSPIKQATFSVLKDDGSPPDSEASLKRKADLIYETTNTYKGDTDGSFKKENHTLQEQVSHFRKELQQAHDELAMERMSREAAESRLHLLEDQLAELQEELRRVSETSFHPDSLQTDVMTLQADLAEATMLRQRQEETLRLRERELTALKGALKEEVECHDKEMEALREQYSQDMDSLRSTMEEFTQSQDKIEEERERVNASIVSLEEELESCRDQGKQWKMQLQSTSQELQQTRLAKDERERELKELQDSLLAMKKQAPASDSSSRELQDALRQAQADLDKQRRELNEKKEELQGLKRASSEKEAELLSEVRRLKEQSLRDKAELEKAVERAKESGKAGTDHAMSQELQEANARLRERLARMSKLHSSAPRSSEAEEAMEVLEDENRSLKSQLEEAKRGANRLSKERDELSQRLEERDLEREVLKRGKSDLEEQKRLLDRALEKINKEMEMMMEDSRQSVAALQSQLDDYRERSRKDLQEVQRNNKDRLVELQRAQNNLKAQQDEVSRLKKELLVCCEERDSAQLERDLLNNRFKHLETELEAEKSAHTERTREVRSLEDKIKTLEIELDEERSSLELLNDRISRSRDQVDQLRSELMQERSERHDLEMDKSALERQLKELKSRIADMEGQARPSAGLTLLESKVQELEERLRSEEREKSSILASQRRMERKLKELNATLDQERIQHVEQRDQLSLRVKALKRQVDESEGEVERLEGVRRKVLRDLEEQQELREALHAKVSALENELKRKSLHTHRTSLGAAALSSEDEDGFYDTNISSILNESHLQSSNC; this is encoded by the exons GCTACGCGCACAGAAACCAGGAAGTCGATATGAGCAACCTCTCCACCGACAAGAAGCCTCTCGTGGATTACGGAGTTCAGATCCGCTTCATCAAAGATCTCCACGACACCGGGGGAGGTTATTCCGATAAATCGAGAACAAACGGCACCGCGGCTCCTCCCTCAAATAAGTATGGGGTAGCTGTCAGGGTCCAGGGCATCTCTGGGCAGCCTTACGTGGTCTTGAAAGACGGAGAGAAAGGGGACTCGTATGgagtccagctgaacacccccAGCCCCACCCCAGGACCACCGTCACCCGTCAGCAGCCTCACCAGGCCGAGCAAAGAGCCAGCAGAAGTCTCAAACCCCTACAGTCCTGCTGCAGGTGCAACTCACTccccagcttctccagcagatgatgaggatggggAGATCTTTGGAAGCCCTCTCAAAAGACCCCCGGGGGACGGCCAGGCAGGTACacaaggggaggaggaaggggacaCCGGGAGAGACGGAGATGCAAATAAGTCAAAAGCTGAACcccaaataaaagcagcaaccAAAGCGGCAAAGAACAAAGATTTGCTTCATGAGGGGGAATATAATGAAGCGGGGCTTAAACCTGTCCGATTAAACGGCGTGGAGCCCACCAGGGGCAAGGCGCCCAGCTTTGGGGTCACGAGTTCTCTTGggagaaaagtagaaaaatcCACGCCGCAGTTTGAACCCCCGGCAACGGCCCAGGATGAGCCCGTCTCCCCGGTGGACACCAACCCGCTGACGCCCATCACCAAGCTAATCAGCAAGTTCAACAACGGGACAACGGGCGGCGGGCAGCAGGCGCGGGGCCGCTCCGGGGCGAGGCAGCGGCTCAAGTTTGACCAGCGCACACGCTCCAGAAGTCTCGACGCCAGGAAAGACGTGGAGCCCAGCGCTTCCCGTGCATCTCCCCCTTCTCCCGCTGTCAACCCCTACGCCGCTCCGCTGTCCAGCTCCGCCTCTGTCGGCCCGGCAAAGGGCTCTGCGTCCGTTTCCAACGCGACCGCCGTCGAGGCTCCCAAGCAGAGCTTTACGTTGCCAGGGAAATCTGTAGAGAAGCAGACCGCTGCAGCGGTGAGAAAACCT GCGATTCCTCCACGAACCATGAATCCAAGCGCAGTCGTCAGCCATGACGGATCCCCGATCAAGCAAGCGACCTTCAGCGTCCTTAAAGATGATGG CAGCCCCCCCGACAGCGAGGCGTCTCTCAAACGGAAGGCCGACCTCATCTACGAGACCACCAACACCTATAAG GGAGACACAGATGGGAGCTTCAAAAAGGAGAACCACACGCTTCAGGAGCAAGTCAGTCACTTcagaaaagagctgcagcaggcacATGatga GCTGGCCATGGAACGCATGTCCAGAGAGGCGGCGGAGTCCCGTCTCCATCTACTTGAGGATCAGCTGGCTGAGCTTCAGGAGGAACTGAGGAGGGTTTCAGAAACCTCGTTTCACCCAGACTCGCTGCAGACG GATGTGATGACTCTGCAGGCCGACCTGGCCGAGGCCACCATGCTGCGTCAGCGTCAGGAGGAGACCCTGCGCCTGCGGGAGCGGGAACTGACTGCCCTGAAGGGGGCGCTAAAGGAAGAGGTGGAGTGCCACGACAAAGAGATGGAGGCCCTGAGGGAGCAGTACAGTCAGGACATGGACAGCCTGAGGAGCACCATGGaggagttcacacag TCCCAGGACAAGAtagaggaggagcgggagagggTGAATGCCTCCATTGTATCcttggaggaagagctggagagctgcagagatcagggaaaacAGTGGAAGATGCAGTTGCAGTCGACCTCGCAGGA GCTGCAACAAACGCGCCTGGCGAAGGACGAGCGCGAGCGTGAGCTGAAGGAGCTTCAAGATTCACTTCTCGCCATGAAGAAACAGGCGCCCGCTTCCGATTCGTCGTCAAGG GAGCTTCAAGATGCTCTGAGGCAAGCTCAGGCTGATCTAGACAAACAGAGGCGGGAGTTGAACGAGAAGAAGGAGGAACTTCAAGGCCTGAAAAGAGCGAGCAGCGAGAAAGAGGCGGAGCTTCTGTCCGAGGTCAGAAGGTTGAAGGAGCAGTCCCTGAGGGACAAGGCCGAGCTGGAAAAGGCAGTGGAGAGGGCCAAAGAG TCAGGAAAGGCGGGCACCGACCACGCGATgagccaggagctgcaggaagcaAACGCCCGCCTCAGAGAGCGGCTGGCCCGCATG TCAAAGCTTCACTCCAGTGCCCCCCGCTCTTCGGAGGCCGAGGAGGCAATGGAGGTCCTGGAGGACGAGAACCGCTCCCTGAAgtctcagctggaggaggccaagaGAGGAGCCAACCGCCTCAGCAAGGAGAGGGACGAGCTCAGCCAGCGGCTGGAGGAGAGAGACCTGGAGCGGGAGGTGCTGAAGAGGGGCAAGAGtgatctggaggagcagaagaggctGCTTGACCGAGCCCTGGAGAAGATCAACAAAGAG atggagatgatgatggaggattCTCGCCAGTCGGTGGCTGCCCTGCAGTCGCAGCTTGACGACTATAGGGAGCGCTCCAGGAAGGACCTGCAAGAGGTCCAGCGCAACAACAAGGACCGGCTGGTAGAGCTGCAGAGGGCTCAGAACAACCTCAAGGCCCAGCAAGACGAG GTTTCTCGTctgaagaaggagctgctggtgtgctgtGAGGAACGAGACAGCGCCCAGCTGGAGCGAGATCTCCTCAACAACCGTTTCAAACATCTGGAGACTGAACTGGAAGCAGAAAAGAGCGCTCACACTGAGCGCACCCGAGAGGTCAGGAGTCTGGAG GATAAAATCAAGACGCTGGAGATTGAACTGGATGAGGAACGGAGCAGCCTGGAGCTCCTGAACGACCGCATCTCCCGCAGCAGAGATCAG GTGGACCAGCTTCGCTCAGAACTAATGCAGGAGCGTTCAGAGAGACACGACCTGGAGATGGATAAGAGTGCACTGGAGAGACAG ctgaaggagctgaagagcCGCATAGCAGACATGGAGGGACAGGCGAGACCCTCAGCTGGACTCACGCTGCTGGAGAGCAAggttcaggagctggaggagcggcTGCGCAGTGAAGAAAG agagaagagcagcatcTTGGCGTCACAGCGACGGATGGAGAGGAAACTGAAGGAGCTGAACGCCACTTTAGACCAGGAGAGGATCCAGCATGTGGAGCAGAGAGACCAG CTCTCCCTCCGTGTGAAGGCCTTGAAGCGCCAGGTGGACGAGAGCGAGGGCGAGGTGGAGCGCTTGGAGGGAGTCCGGCGGAAAGTTCTCCGagacctggaggagcagcaggaactcCGGGAGGCGCTGCACGCTAAAGTGTCCGCCCTGGAAAATGAACTGAA GCGGAAgtctctccacacacaccgcacaTCTCTGGGCGCTGCCGCTTTAAGCTCCGAGGACGAGGACGGTTTCTATGACACCAACATCAGCTCCATCTTGAACGAGAGCCACCTACAGTCCAGCAACTGCTGA
- the cgnb gene encoding cingulin isoform X1, producing MSYAHRNQEVDMSNLSTDKKPLVDYGVQIRFIKDLHDTGGGYSDKSRTNGTAAPPSNKYGVAVRVQGISGQPYVVLKDGEKGDSYGVQLNTPSPTPGPPSPVSSLTRPSKEPAEVSNPYSPAAGATHSPASPADDEDGEIFGSPLKRPPGDGQAGTQGEEEGDTGRDGDANKSKAEPQIKAATKAAKNKDLLHEGEYNEAGLKPVRLNGVEPTRGKAPSFGVTSSLGRKVEKSTPQFEPPATAQDEPVSPVDTNPLTPITKLISKFNNGTTGGGQQARGRSGARQRLKFDQRTRSRSLDARKDVEPSASRASPPSPAVNPYAAPLSSSASVGPAKGSASVSNATAVEAPKQSFTLPGKSVEKQTAAAVRKPAIPPRTMNPSAVVSHDGSPIKQATFSVLKDDGSPPDSEASLKRKADLIYETTNTYKGDTDGSFKKENHTLQEQVSHFRKELQQAHDELAMERMSREAAESRLHLLEDQLAELQEELRRVSETSFHPDSLQTDVMTLQADLAEATMLRQRQEETLRLRERELTALKGALKEEVECHDKEMEALREQYSQDMDSLRSTMEEFTQSQDKIEEERERVNASIVSLEEELESCRDQGKQWKMQLQSTSQESRNHINYEMLQQTRLAKDERERELKELQDSLLAMKKQAPASDSSSRELQDALRQAQADLDKQRRELNEKKEELQGLKRASSEKEAELLSEVRRLKEQSLRDKAELEKAVERAKESGKAGTDHAMSQELQEANARLRERLARMSKLHSSAPRSSEAEEAMEVLEDENRSLKSQLEEAKRGANRLSKERDELSQRLEERDLEREVLKRGKSDLEEQKRLLDRALEKINKEMEMMMEDSRQSVAALQSQLDDYRERSRKDLQEVQRNNKDRLVELQRAQNNLKAQQDEVSRLKKELLVCCEERDSAQLERDLLNNRFKHLETELEAEKSAHTERTREVRSLEDKIKTLEIELDEERSSLELLNDRISRSRDQVDQLRSELMQERSERHDLEMDKSALERQLKELKSRIADMEGQARPSAGLTLLESKVQELEERLRSEEREKSSILASQRRMERKLKELNATLDQERIQHVEQRDQLSLRVKALKRQVDESEGEVERLEGVRRKVLRDLEEQQELREALHAKVSALENELKRKSLHTHRTSLGAAALSSEDEDGFYDTNISSILNESHLQSSNC from the exons GCTACGCGCACAGAAACCAGGAAGTCGATATGAGCAACCTCTCCACCGACAAGAAGCCTCTCGTGGATTACGGAGTTCAGATCCGCTTCATCAAAGATCTCCACGACACCGGGGGAGGTTATTCCGATAAATCGAGAACAAACGGCACCGCGGCTCCTCCCTCAAATAAGTATGGGGTAGCTGTCAGGGTCCAGGGCATCTCTGGGCAGCCTTACGTGGTCTTGAAAGACGGAGAGAAAGGGGACTCGTATGgagtccagctgaacacccccAGCCCCACCCCAGGACCACCGTCACCCGTCAGCAGCCTCACCAGGCCGAGCAAAGAGCCAGCAGAAGTCTCAAACCCCTACAGTCCTGCTGCAGGTGCAACTCACTccccagcttctccagcagatgatgaggatggggAGATCTTTGGAAGCCCTCTCAAAAGACCCCCGGGGGACGGCCAGGCAGGTACacaaggggaggaggaaggggacaCCGGGAGAGACGGAGATGCAAATAAGTCAAAAGCTGAACcccaaataaaagcagcaaccAAAGCGGCAAAGAACAAAGATTTGCTTCATGAGGGGGAATATAATGAAGCGGGGCTTAAACCTGTCCGATTAAACGGCGTGGAGCCCACCAGGGGCAAGGCGCCCAGCTTTGGGGTCACGAGTTCTCTTGggagaaaagtagaaaaatcCACGCCGCAGTTTGAACCCCCGGCAACGGCCCAGGATGAGCCCGTCTCCCCGGTGGACACCAACCCGCTGACGCCCATCACCAAGCTAATCAGCAAGTTCAACAACGGGACAACGGGCGGCGGGCAGCAGGCGCGGGGCCGCTCCGGGGCGAGGCAGCGGCTCAAGTTTGACCAGCGCACACGCTCCAGAAGTCTCGACGCCAGGAAAGACGTGGAGCCCAGCGCTTCCCGTGCATCTCCCCCTTCTCCCGCTGTCAACCCCTACGCCGCTCCGCTGTCCAGCTCCGCCTCTGTCGGCCCGGCAAAGGGCTCTGCGTCCGTTTCCAACGCGACCGCCGTCGAGGCTCCCAAGCAGAGCTTTACGTTGCCAGGGAAATCTGTAGAGAAGCAGACCGCTGCAGCGGTGAGAAAACCT GCGATTCCTCCACGAACCATGAATCCAAGCGCAGTCGTCAGCCATGACGGATCCCCGATCAAGCAAGCGACCTTCAGCGTCCTTAAAGATGATGG CAGCCCCCCCGACAGCGAGGCGTCTCTCAAACGGAAGGCCGACCTCATCTACGAGACCACCAACACCTATAAG GGAGACACAGATGGGAGCTTCAAAAAGGAGAACCACACGCTTCAGGAGCAAGTCAGTCACTTcagaaaagagctgcagcaggcacATGatga GCTGGCCATGGAACGCATGTCCAGAGAGGCGGCGGAGTCCCGTCTCCATCTACTTGAGGATCAGCTGGCTGAGCTTCAGGAGGAACTGAGGAGGGTTTCAGAAACCTCGTTTCACCCAGACTCGCTGCAGACG GATGTGATGACTCTGCAGGCCGACCTGGCCGAGGCCACCATGCTGCGTCAGCGTCAGGAGGAGACCCTGCGCCTGCGGGAGCGGGAACTGACTGCCCTGAAGGGGGCGCTAAAGGAAGAGGTGGAGTGCCACGACAAAGAGATGGAGGCCCTGAGGGAGCAGTACAGTCAGGACATGGACAGCCTGAGGAGCACCATGGaggagttcacacag TCCCAGGACAAGAtagaggaggagcgggagagggTGAATGCCTCCATTGTATCcttggaggaagagctggagagctgcagagatcagggaaaacAGTGGAAGATGCAGTTGCAGTCGACCTCGCAGGA GAGCAGGAATCACATCAACTATGAAAT GCTGCAACAAACGCGCCTGGCGAAGGACGAGCGCGAGCGTGAGCTGAAGGAGCTTCAAGATTCACTTCTCGCCATGAAGAAACAGGCGCCCGCTTCCGATTCGTCGTCAAGG GAGCTTCAAGATGCTCTGAGGCAAGCTCAGGCTGATCTAGACAAACAGAGGCGGGAGTTGAACGAGAAGAAGGAGGAACTTCAAGGCCTGAAAAGAGCGAGCAGCGAGAAAGAGGCGGAGCTTCTGTCCGAGGTCAGAAGGTTGAAGGAGCAGTCCCTGAGGGACAAGGCCGAGCTGGAAAAGGCAGTGGAGAGGGCCAAAGAG TCAGGAAAGGCGGGCACCGACCACGCGATgagccaggagctgcaggaagcaAACGCCCGCCTCAGAGAGCGGCTGGCCCGCATG TCAAAGCTTCACTCCAGTGCCCCCCGCTCTTCGGAGGCCGAGGAGGCAATGGAGGTCCTGGAGGACGAGAACCGCTCCCTGAAgtctcagctggaggaggccaagaGAGGAGCCAACCGCCTCAGCAAGGAGAGGGACGAGCTCAGCCAGCGGCTGGAGGAGAGAGACCTGGAGCGGGAGGTGCTGAAGAGGGGCAAGAGtgatctggaggagcagaagaggctGCTTGACCGAGCCCTGGAGAAGATCAACAAAGAG atggagatgatgatggaggattCTCGCCAGTCGGTGGCTGCCCTGCAGTCGCAGCTTGACGACTATAGGGAGCGCTCCAGGAAGGACCTGCAAGAGGTCCAGCGCAACAACAAGGACCGGCTGGTAGAGCTGCAGAGGGCTCAGAACAACCTCAAGGCCCAGCAAGACGAG GTTTCTCGTctgaagaaggagctgctggtgtgctgtGAGGAACGAGACAGCGCCCAGCTGGAGCGAGATCTCCTCAACAACCGTTTCAAACATCTGGAGACTGAACTGGAAGCAGAAAAGAGCGCTCACACTGAGCGCACCCGAGAGGTCAGGAGTCTGGAG GATAAAATCAAGACGCTGGAGATTGAACTGGATGAGGAACGGAGCAGCCTGGAGCTCCTGAACGACCGCATCTCCCGCAGCAGAGATCAG GTGGACCAGCTTCGCTCAGAACTAATGCAGGAGCGTTCAGAGAGACACGACCTGGAGATGGATAAGAGTGCACTGGAGAGACAG ctgaaggagctgaagagcCGCATAGCAGACATGGAGGGACAGGCGAGACCCTCAGCTGGACTCACGCTGCTGGAGAGCAAggttcaggagctggaggagcggcTGCGCAGTGAAGAAAG agagaagagcagcatcTTGGCGTCACAGCGACGGATGGAGAGGAAACTGAAGGAGCTGAACGCCACTTTAGACCAGGAGAGGATCCAGCATGTGGAGCAGAGAGACCAG CTCTCCCTCCGTGTGAAGGCCTTGAAGCGCCAGGTGGACGAGAGCGAGGGCGAGGTGGAGCGCTTGGAGGGAGTCCGGCGGAAAGTTCTCCGagacctggaggagcagcaggaactcCGGGAGGCGCTGCACGCTAAAGTGTCCGCCCTGGAAAATGAACTGAA GCGGAAgtctctccacacacaccgcacaTCTCTGGGCGCTGCCGCTTTAAGCTCCGAGGACGAGGACGGTTTCTATGACACCAACATCAGCTCCATCTTGAACGAGAGCCACCTACAGTCCAGCAACTGCTGA